The DNA sequence GCTGCACCGAGCTTCAAGAAGTCCCGTCGTCTCAGCTCGCTCATCGTCAGCTCCTCCGCCTGGTGACGCCGTGCGATGCCGTGAGGTGCGGCGAATGACCCGGGGATAGTAGCAGAAAACGGCCGCTGGCCCGGGTCAGAAGGTCACCACGCTGCGCGCGACCTCCCCCCGCTCCAGCGCGGCGTACGCCTCGTTGATCTCCTTGAACGGATAGGTGCGGGTCAGCAGCTCGTCCAGCTTCAGCGTGCCGGCCCGGTAGAGGTCGATCAGCTTCGGGATGTCGATGCGCGGGCGGCTGGAGCCGTAGATCGAGCCCGTCAGCACGCGCTCCTCGAAGACCAGCGACATCACCGGCACCGCGACCTCCATCGTCATCGGCGTGACGCCGACCACGACCGCCATCCCGCGCTTGGCCAGACAGTCGTAGGCCTGGCGGATCGTCTTGGGCAGCCCGATCACCTCGAAGGCGTAGTCCACGCCGCGGCCGCCCGTGAGCGCGCGCACCTGGGCCACCGGGTCGCCGGTGGCGGCGTTGACCGTGTGGGTGGCGCCGAACTTCTTCGCAAACTCGAGCTTCCGGTCGAGCAGGTCCACGGCGACGATCTTCTCAGCGCCGGCGATGCGGGCGCCCTGGACGGCGTTGAGCCCCACCCCGCCCGTGCCGAAGACCACCACGCTGCTCCCGGGCCTGACCCGGGCGCAGTTGATCACCGCGCCCACGCCCGTGATCACCGCGCAGCCCAGCAGCGCCGCCCGATCAAGGGGCAGGTCCTGGGGGATCTTGAGCACCGCCGCCTCGGGCACGACCGAGTACTCGG is a window from the Candidatus Methylomirabilota bacterium genome containing:
- a CDS encoding Zn-dependent alcohol dehydrogenase, whose product is MKAKAAVLFEVGQRLDIREVDVQAPRPGEVLIRMAAGGVCHSDLHAMTGHLVVALPAILGHEGAGVVADVGPGVTSVKPGDHVIPLWRLSCGVCEYCSDGRPALCNAGMQVRMTGRLPDGTTRFSLDGKEIKHFAGVSTFSEYSVVPEAAVLKIPQDLPLDRAALLGCAVITGVGAVINCARVRPGSSVVVFGTGGVGLNAVQGARIAGAEKIVAVDLLDRKLEFAKKFGATHTVNAATGDPVAQVRALTGGRGVDYAFEVIGLPKTIRQAYDCLAKRGMAVVVGVTPMTMEVAVPVMSLVFEERVLTGSIYGSSRPRIDIPKLIDLYRAGTLKLDELLTRTYPFKEINEAYAALERGEVARSVVTF